The stretch of DNA CCTCCGGCCCGGCGGCCAGCGTCCAGGTGGCCGGGTCGTCGCCCTCGGCGCTGAGCACATCACGCTCCTGGATGACGGCACCGCCGGAGACCTGCTTGATCTCATAGCCCTCACGCAGCGGGGGCTCGACGACGAGCAGACGGAGGTTCTTCTTGGTGGACAGGATCTCCACGGCCTCGCCCTCGAAGGCGGGAGCGGCGACGACCTCGGTGAAGATCGGCTTGATCTGGCGTGCCATCTCAGCGGTGACGGTGGCGTTGGTGGCGATGACGCCGCCGTAGGCGGAGACCGGGTCGCAGGCGTGGGCCTTGCGGTGGGCCTCGGCGACGTCACCGCAGGCGGAGACGGCGATGCCGCAGGGGTTGGCGTGCTTGACGACGGCGACCGTGACGGCCTGGCCGTGGTCATAGGCGGCACGCACGGCGGCGTCGGTATCGGTGTAGTTGTTGTAGCTCATGGCCTTGCCGTGGAGCTGGCGGGCACCGGCCACTCCCCCACTCGCCCCGGCGGTGCGGTAGACGGCGGCGCGCTGGTGGGGGTTCTCCCCGTAGCGCAGGCTCGCCAGGCGCTCGTAGCCGACGCCGACGTAGGCGGGCAGGGAGGCCGGCTCGCCGGAACCGGTCTCGTCCGCGGCGGCGTCGGCCTCGACCTGGCCGGCCAGCCAGGTGGACACGGCGGCGTCGTAGGCGGCGGTGTGGGCGAAGGCCTCAGCAGCCAGGCGGCGGCGCTCGGTCAGGGTGAATCCGCCCTCGCGCACGGCGGCGGCGACGGCGTCGTACCGGCCGGGACTGGTGACGACGGCGACGGCGGGGTGGTTCTTGGCGGCGGCGCGCACCATGGCGGGGCCGCCGATGTCGATCTGCTCGACGCAGGCGTCGAAGGGGGCCCCGGAGGCGACGGTGTCGGTGAAGGGGTAGAGGTTGACGATGACGAGGTCGATGGGGGCCACGCCCAGGGCCTGGAGCTGGTCGAGGTGGTCGGGCTTGCGGCGGTCGGCGAGGATGCCGGCGTGGACCGCCGGGTGGAGGGTCTTGACCCGTCCCTCAAGGCACTCGGGGAAGCCGGTGACCTCCTCCACCGGGGTGACGGCCAGGCCCGCGTCGGCGATGGTGGCGGCGGTGGAGCCGGTGGAGACGAGCTCGACGCCGGCGTCGGCCAGGGCCCGGGCGAGCGGGACGAGGCCGGTCTTGTCGTAGACGGAGACGAGGGCGCGGCGCACAGGGACGCGGTCGGGGCTGACGAGGCCCTCGGTGGGGACGTGGGCGGTGGGCACCGGGGTGGAGGCGGTCTGGCAGGAGGTCTGATCTGACTGGGCGGGCTGGGAGGACATGCTGCTCCTGGTGCGGCGTTCGGTGGGCGGGACGCCCAGGCGGGCGACGTCCCGTACGTGGACGGCCTCGGCCACTCCCCGGTGGTGCCCCACCCTCGCCAGTCGCGGCCGCCCTCATCCTATCGGGTGGATCCGGTCATGCGACCGGGATCGGGCGGCGAGCCTGCGACGCATACCCGGTCCTGCGTCCGAGCGCCTCAAGCAGCAGGGCCTCACCATCGCCCATGACTCCGTAAGCGGCCACGTGGACCACGACCGTCTCCCGCTCACCGGCGACGCCCCACTGGCGGCCAACGCGCCGAGGCTCCTGGCGTGGAGACCCTGACCGGGAAGACCTGCGCCGCCTGAGGATCGGCAGTCCGGCGCCCACGTCACCGCCGGCCGTGTCGCTGCCGGCGAACCACCCAACCGAATGGCCTGTTTCCTTGCAAGCGGCTTTAGATACGGCATACAGTCCGCAACATGACTGCGCCCATCAACATCGCAGCAACACCGGTATATCGGGGGACTCCCCCTGAGCGGTGGCAGGAGGCCGCCTCCGCCTACCGGCGCTGGTGGAGCCGCCACCCGGGGTTATCCAGCGCTCTGAACCTGGTGGTGCGCGGAGCCTACGCCCTCATGATCCCGCTGCTCATCGCCGCCCTGGTGATGGTGCCGCGGCTGGCCTACGCGACGGTCCCGGCGGCGTTCATGGCCGTGTGCCTCATGGTGGTGGCCCTGCTGGCTCGCACCCGCACGATCAACTGGCGCTCGGTGGTCCTCATGTACGGCGTCGGCGCCGTGTGGTCGTTCATCGTGGCCATGATCATGAGCGCGGTACGCACCCGCGCAGGACTGTCCGTCATGGGCAACGGGATGAGCATCGCCCTGACCATCGCCCTTGACGTGCTCAGTCCCCTGGTGCCCCTGGTCCTCGTGGTCTTCCTGGCCCCGGGCCGGATGCGCCGCCTGGCGGCCTCCGACTGGGCCCTGCTCGGATTCGCAGCCGGTGCCGGCCTGACGGCCGTCAAGGACGGCATCCGGGCTCTTGAGGAGAGCAGCCTGCTCTCCTCGGTCCTGGGCAACGGGCGTCTGCCGTTCTCCTTCAATCCGTGGACCTCCGGGTCCATGACCCAGGAGGGCAGCAACGTCCTGGCGGTGAGCAACCAGGTGAGCACCGCCAACATCACCATGGCGGTGGCGCTGGCGATCACGCTGTGGCGCCTCAAGGACTCGCCGGCCTTCGAAGGGGCCAAGAACCTCGTGTGGCTGCGGGTCGTGGCCTGGATACTGCCGGCGTTGGTCATCCTGCAGTCAGTGAGCGACCACGCCACCTACATCGCCAGGATCGCCCAGCAGCTCGGCCAGGGCGACTCCGGAGGCGGTTTCCCGGCGCTGCTCATGTTCCTGTGGCGGATCAATGGCGGAGGCCTGAGCGCCATCCCCCTATCCGTCATCCTCATGGCCGCCTGCCTGCTCCTGGACGCCCACCGCCGCGCCTACGCCGGCGTGCACGGCTGGACGGTGGCCGGAGCGCCGGCGCCCCGCTACCCCAACCTCACCGAGGCTCCGCCGTTCGTGCGCGCCCTCATCGTCTCAGTGGTGGCACTGGCGAACTTCACCTGGGGTGACCTGGCCGTCACCTGGGGCGCCTACGGGGACCTGCGCCAGGGGCGTCTCTACGCCATGCGGGCCGGGCGGGCCACCGCCGAGCAGGTGCGCGGCGTACGGGCCGATGCCATGGAGGCCACGACGCCGGGGGATGAGCCGAATGCCCGCCAGGGCTTCCGTCTGGGGATCCTGGTGGTCAGCGTCGTGCTGTTCCTCCTGTGCTGCATGTACGAGGTTCGTACCGTCTGGCAGCTCGCCCCCGAGCTCAAGGACACCGAGGACGACCTGTTCCTCTCAGCGCTGCCGCGTCTGTTCTCCCAGTGGTGGGACGGCTTGAGCGGCACCCACGGGCTGCTCTACGCGATCGGGGCGCTGGCCGCGGTGGCCATGGGGCTCTCCCTCATCCTGACCCTGGGAGCACCGGGCCGTCGCATCAGCACGGCGCCCTCGTCCACCAGTCTCATGGGCTACCTGCTCACCCTCACTCCCGGACAGGCGTCCCTGAGCCTGCTGGACTTCGCGACGACCTACATGCCGCGCTCGGCCCTGAGCGCGAGCCCGGCGGGCGGCGGCACCGACCTGGCCGCCGAGCTCTCGGTCAACCGGCGGATCCGGACCGCTGAGAGCTTCTCCGAGAGCCAGGACCTGTTCACGGCGCGTACCAAGCGACAAGTGGCCGTCGAGGCCGATATCGACCGCCTCCAGAAGCTCGCCGAGTCCCTGGGCGTCGTCGGCGTCGATGCCCTCGAGCCCAGCAGGCTCGATGAGACCGTCGCCGACCTGGCCGCCTCCGGGGCGGACTCGCGCGTGGTCGGCGAGATGCGCGATCTGGCTGCCTCGGTGGCGGAGCAGCAGGCCGAGATCCTGGACCTCTCACGCCGGCTCAACACCGGCAACGGCGAGCAGTTCGCCATCCTGGAGGGGCTGCGGATCACCGACGCCTTCCGCGGCAGCGCCATCGACCAGCGGCCCGTCAACAGCCCCGTCCACGCGCTGGCGCTCTCATCCGACGGGGACCAGCTGGTCGTCGTCGAGTACCAGGGGGCGGCCCCCACCATCGATGACGACGACGAGACCGACATTCCTCCCCGCAGGCTGCCTGGCCGGGCGGCGCACAAGTCGGCCGACAACGTCCTGGAGCACCTGGCCTCCGACGAGCGCGTCACGCGGTTCCTCCACGACGCACCCGACCTGTGGCAGGCCCTCAAGGAGGGGCGCGCGAGCCTGGAGGCGAACGTCCTCTACACCCCCATCCCCGGGATGACCTACCGGGCCGGGTCGGCGGCCCTCGCGGTGACGCCCGAGCTCGTCGAGGCCGTGGACGCGGCGATCAGGGCTCTGAGCAGCACGGATGCTCCGGCCCGATAGCCCAAGCAGGCGGCTCGCGTCCCCGTAACGCCGTCGGGCGGGGCGGAGCGCTCGGGGCTATGCCCCGGCGTCCTGCGAATCGCCGTCGGCCTCGGTCGCCTCCTGAGCACGACGGGAGACGGGCAGCCTCGACTCGGGCAGGGCTCCCCTGGCCCAGGTGCGAGTGTAGGGATGGGCCAGAATCGCCATGGCGGCCAGACCGACCCCCACCTCGACGAACACGAGGATCACCGTGTAGAGGACCTGTGGGCCGACGTCGGTCATGCGGCCGGGTCCCATGGAGCCGGAGGCCGCCAGGCACAGCAGGCCCACACCGACCGCCACGAGGAGGGCGGCGGTCCCTGCGGCACTGACCGCGTGGCGCACCCGCAGGGAGTTGAGGACCGCCCGGCGTCTCCAGGCGGCCACCATGGCGCCGACCGTCACCACGAGCGGCAGCCACAGGCCCAGGGTGCTCAGCGGCGCCGTCGGTAGCAGCCCCAGCAGCGGAAGGGTGGGGACGGGGCCGGCCACCACGCGGTCGGGAGCGAAGACCGTTCCCGTCCCCACGGAGAAGCCGGCGCCGATGAGCCAGGAGCAGGCCCAGATGAGCATGGTCGGCACCCAGGCGAGCTGGAGCAGGACGAGACCGGCCATCGCGACAACACCTCCCCCGGACAGCGCGTCGTGCAGGACCGAGACCCGGCCGGCTCCCATGAAGACGGCGACGACCCCTACCAGGAGGCTCAGAAGCGCCAAGGCTCGGGCGGCGCCGTAGGCCAGTGACAGGGCCGGGCCCGCCCAGTGGGGACGGCGAGCCCACCATCGGGTCAGGGCCGGCCAGCCGTTGCCGGAGCGCTGGAGCCGGACGGCGACGACGACGCTCGTGATGACGGCGATGCCGCCGACCGCCGGCCAGGTACTCAGCCCCTGGGAACCGGTCAGGCAGGCCAGGACCGCGACGGTGGTCGCGGCGACGACGATGGCCGCCCCGGCCAGAGGCCGCGTGGGGCGGGCCCTCCGCACGCAGTTCCAGGTCCAGGCCACCTGTGCCAGGGTCAGTCCCAGCAGCGGCAGGCCGAGGGTGCCCTGGTCGGTTGAGGACGAGGTGACCATTCCCCCGAAGCCGAGGCCCCACAGGGCGGTTCCGGCGCGCAGGGCCTCACCGGCGCTCAGGGCGGCCGCGGCACTGAGGCTCGAGGTCGCCATGGACACGGCCACCGTCAGCAGCACCACCACCAGCCAGCCCAGGCCGACCGACTCGATCCCGACGCGCAGGGACCACAGGGCCCAGGACGTCAGGGCACCGACTCGCGACCGCGACAGGTTCAAGCGCTCACCTCGCCACCCAGCTGACGGTAGAGCTCGCGGGCGATCTCCGCGGTCTGGCTGGGGGTACGGCCCACCCGGACGCCGGCGGCCTCCAGAGCGGTCTTCTTGGCCTCGGCGGTGCCCGACGAGCCGGAGACGATCGCGCCGGCGTGGCCCATGGTGCGCCCCTCGGGGGCGGTGAAGCCGGCGACGTAGGCGACAACGGGCTTGGTCATGTGCTCACGGATGTAGGCGGCGGCCCGCTCCTCGGCGTCGCCCCCGATCTCACCGATCATGACGACCAGACGGGTGTCGGGGTCGGTCTCGAAGGCGGCCAGGGCGTCGATGTGGGTGGTGCCGACCACCGGGTCCCCACCGATGCCGATGCACGTGGTGAAGCCCAGGTCGGACAGCTCGTGCATGAGCTGGTAGGTCAGGGTGCCGGACTTGGAGACCAGGCCCAGGGGGCCGGGCCCGGTGATGTCGGGCGGGGTGATGCCCACGTTGGAGCGGGCCGGGGAGATGATGCCCGGGCAGTTGGGGCCGATGATCCGCACGCCGTGGGCAGCAGCGTAGGCGCGCATCCAGGTCGCGTCGGCCACCGGGATGCCCTCGGTGATGACGACGACGAGGCGCACTCCGGCATCGACGGCCTCGACGACGGCGCCCTTGGCGAAGGCCGGCGGGACGAAGACGACGCTGACCTCGGCGCCGGTGGCCTGCCTGGCCTCGGCGACGGTACCGTAGACGGGGACCTCGACGGTTCCGGCCTGAACCTCGCCGGCTCCAGGACCGATGGGGGCGATGTCGAAGGTGACGGTGGTGCCGGCCTTGCGGGGGTTGACGCCGGCGACGATCTTGGTGCCGGCCGACAGCATGCGGGTGGTGTGCTTGCGGCCCTCGGAGCCGGTCATGCCCTGGACGATGACGCGGTCGGTCTCTGTCAGGAAGATGCTCATGTCTCAGGCCTCCTTGGCAGCGGGCTGACCGCTGATCTGCTCGGCGATGGCGGTGACGACGTCGGCGGCCCCGTCCATGGTGTCGACGACGGTGACACCGTCGATGGCGGCCTCGGCCAGGATGGCGCGGCCGGTCTCGGCATTGTTGCCGTCCAGGCGCACGACGACGGGCTTGGGCAGCCCGCCCAGGGCCTCAACGGCGGCCACGATGCCCTGGGCGACGGTGTCGCAGGAGGTGATGCCGCCGAAGACGTTGACGAGGATGGCGCGCACCTGGGGGTCGGAGGCCACGATCTCCAGGCCGGTGGCCATGACCTCAGCCGACGACCCGCCGCCCAGGTCCAGGAAGTTGGCGGGCCTCATGCCGCCGTGGCGCTCACCGGCCCCGGCGACGACGTCGAGGGTGGACATGACCAGGCCGGCACCGTTGCCCAGGACGCCGACCTGGCCCTCGAGGCGCACGTAGTTGAGGCCGGCCTCAAGGGCGCGGGCCTCGAGGGGGTCGGTGGCCGCGTTGTCGACGAGCTCGGCGTGGGCGGGATGACGGAAGCGGGAGTTGTCGTCGAGGGTGACCTTGCCATCCAGGGCGATGATGCGGCCGTCAGCGGCTTTGACCAGGGGGTTGACCTCCACGAGCGTGGCGTCCTCGGCGGTGAAGACCTCCCAGAGGCGCTCGATGACGGCGACGACGTCGTCGGCCAGGGGCCCGGAGGCGAAACCGGCGGCCTCAACGATCCTGTGGGCGACCTCGGGGGTGACACCCTCGAGCGGGTCGATGCCGACGCGGGCCAGGGCCTCGGGGCGTTCGACGGCGAGGGTCTCGATGTCCACGCCGCCCTCGCGCGAGCACATGGCCAGGTACTGACGCTCGGCTCGGTCCAGGAGGATGGAGAAGTAGTACTCGGCATCGATGTCGACGCCGTCGGAGATGAGGACGGCGCGCACGGTGTGGCCCTTGATGTCCATGCCCAGGATGTCGTGGGCGCGGGCCTCGGCCTCATCGGCGGTGCGGGCGAGCTTGAC from Actinomyces sp. Marseille-P3109 encodes:
- the purH gene encoding bifunctional phosphoribosylaminoimidazolecarboxamide formyltransferase/IMP cyclohydrolase, whose amino-acid sequence is MSSQPAQSDQTSCQTASTPVPTAHVPTEGLVSPDRVPVRRALVSVYDKTGLVPLARALADAGVELVSTGSTAATIADAGLAVTPVEEVTGFPECLEGRVKTLHPAVHAGILADRRKPDHLDQLQALGVAPIDLVIVNLYPFTDTVASGAPFDACVEQIDIGGPAMVRAAAKNHPAVAVVTSPGRYDAVAAAVREGGFTLTERRRLAAEAFAHTAAYDAAVSTWLAGQVEADAAADETGSGEPASLPAYVGVGYERLASLRYGENPHQRAAVYRTAGASGGVAGARQLHGKAMSYNNYTDTDAAVRAAYDHGQAVTVAVVKHANPCGIAVSACGDVAEAHRKAHACDPVSAYGGVIATNATVTAEMARQIKPIFTEVVAAPAFEGEAVEILSTKKNLRLLVVEPPLREGYEIKQVSGGAVIQERDVLSAEGDDPATWTLAAGPEADDALLAELAFAWRSVRAVRSNAVLLAHDGATVGVGMGQVNRVDSCRLAVERANTLGARSTGDAAADSPQKEKGAVGGADATEVLGDSTGDSSAVPERARGAVAASDAFFPFADGLQVLIDAGVRAVVQPGGSIRDQEVIDAAQAAGVTMYLTGTRHFAH
- a CDS encoding cell division protein PerM translates to MNLSRSRVGALTSWALWSLRVGIESVGLGWLVVVLLTVAVSMATSSLSAAAALSAGEALRAGTALWGLGFGGMVTSSSTDQGTLGLPLLGLTLAQVAWTWNCVRRARPTRPLAGAAIVVAATTVAVLACLTGSQGLSTWPAVGGIAVITSVVVAVRLQRSGNGWPALTRWWARRPHWAGPALSLAYGAARALALLSLLVGVVAVFMGAGRVSVLHDALSGGGVVAMAGLVLLQLAWVPTMLIWACSWLIGAGFSVGTGTVFAPDRVVAGPVPTLPLLGLLPTAPLSTLGLWLPLVVTVGAMVAAWRRRAVLNSLRVRHAVSAAGTAALLVAVGVGLLCLAASGSMGPGRMTDVGPQVLYTVILVFVEVGVGLAAMAILAHPYTRTWARGALPESRLPVSRRAQEATEADGDSQDAGA
- the sucD gene encoding succinate--CoA ligase subunit alpha, producing MSIFLTETDRVIVQGMTGSEGRKHTTRMLSAGTKIVAGVNPRKAGTTVTFDIAPIGPGAGEVQAGTVEVPVYGTVAEARQATGAEVSVVFVPPAFAKGAVVEAVDAGVRLVVVITEGIPVADATWMRAYAAAHGVRIIGPNCPGIISPARSNVGITPPDITGPGPLGLVSKSGTLTYQLMHELSDLGFTTCIGIGGDPVVGTTHIDALAAFETDPDTRLVVMIGEIGGDAEERAAAYIREHMTKPVVAYVAGFTAPEGRTMGHAGAIVSGSSGTAEAKKTALEAAGVRVGRTPSQTAEIARELYRQLGGEVSA
- the sucC gene encoding ADP-forming succinate--CoA ligase subunit beta translates to MDLYEYQARNLFRQHGVPALDGAVATTPEEARSAAQSLLDAGSELVVVKAQVKTGGRGKAGGVKLARTADEAEARAHDILGMDIKGHTVRAVLISDGVDIDAEYYFSILLDRAERQYLAMCSREGGVDIETLAVERPEALARVGIDPLEGVTPEVAHRIVEAAGFASGPLADDVVAVIERLWEVFTAEDATLVEVNPLVKAADGRIIALDGKVTLDDNSRFRHPAHAELVDNAATDPLEARALEAGLNYVRLEGQVGVLGNGAGLVMSTLDVVAGAGERHGGMRPANFLDLGGGSSAEVMATGLEIVASDPQVRAILVNVFGGITSCDTVAQGIVAAVEALGGLPKPVVVRLDGNNAETGRAILAEAAIDGVTVVDTMDGAADVVTAIAEQISGQPAAKEA